Proteins from a genomic interval of Corvus moneduloides isolate bCorMon1 chromosome 6, bCorMon1.pri, whole genome shotgun sequence:
- the NDUFS8 gene encoding NADH dehydrogenase [ubiquinone] iron-sulfur protein 8, mitochondrial isoform X1 yields MRSAHGGGQGSGRRRALGADPAGGRGVGPDTALPSAPPPPRRGYTQGPAMAALRLLYRAARAGPPAPLGSLRPLSTSTPRDCYKYVNIREPAMDMRSITDRAAQTLLWTELVRGLAMTLSYLFREPATINYPFEKGPLSPRFRGEHALRRYPSGEERCIACKLCEAVCPAQAITIEAEPRADGSRRTTRYDIDMTKCIYCGFCQEACPVDAIVEGPNFEFSTETHEELLYNKEKLLNNGDKWEAEIAANIQADYLYR; encoded by the exons ATGCGCAGTGCCCACGGGGGCGGCCAGGGGTCAGGACGCCGGAGGGCCCTTGGGGCAG ATCCCGCTGGGGGCAGAGGAGTCGGCCCGGACACTGCGCTACCCTCCGCGCCTCCCCCTCCCCGAAGGGGATACACGCAGG GACCGGCCATGGCAGCGCTGCGACTGCTGTACCGGGCTGCCCGCGCAG gccccccggccccgctgggctcCCTGCGCCCGCTcagcaccagcacccccagggacTGTTACA AGTACGTCAACATCCGGGAGCCGGCCATGGACATGCGATCCATCACCGACCGTGCCGCCCAGACCCTGCTCTGGACCGAGCTTGTCCGAG GCCTGGCCATGACCCTGAGCTACCTTTTCCGTGAGCCGGCCACCATCAATTACCCGTTTGAGAAGGGCCCGCTGAGCCCGCGGTTCCGCGGGGAGCACGCGCTGCGCCGGTACCCGTCTGGGGAGGAGCGCTGCATCGCCTGCAAGCTCTGCGAGGCCGTGTGCCCGGCACAG GCCATCACCATCGAGGCTGAGCCCCGCGCCGACGGCAGCCGCCGCACCACCCGCTACGACATTGACATGACCAAGTGCATCTACTGCGGGTTCTGCCAGGAGGCTTGTCCTGTGGATGCCATCGTGGAG GGCCCCAATTTTGAGTTCTCGACGGAGACGCACGAGGAGCTGCTCTACAACAAGGAGAAGCTGCTCAACAACGGCGACAAGTGGGAAGCCGAGATTGCGGCCAACATCCAGGCTGATTACCTGTACCGGTGA
- the RAD51 gene encoding DNA repair protein RAD51 homolog 1 isoform X2 has translation MAMQMQLEASADTSAEEESFGPQLISRLEQCGINANDVKKLEEAGFHTVEAVAYAPKKELLNIKGISEAKADKILAEAAKLVPMGFTTATEFHQRRSEIIQITTGSKELDKLLQGGIETGSITELFGEFRTGKTQLCHTLAVTCQLPIDRGGGEGKAMYIDTEGTFRPERLLAVAERYGLSGSDVLDNVAYARGFNTDHQTQLLYQASAMMAESRYALLIVDSATALYRTDYSGRGELSARQMHLARFLRMLLRLADEFGVAVVITNQVVAQVDGAAMFAADPKKPIGGNIIAHASTTRLYLRKGRGETRICKIYDSPCLPEAEAMFAINADGVGDAKD, from the exons ATGGCCATGCAGATGCAGCTCGAGGCCAGTGCAGACACgtcagcagaggaggagagctTTGGGCCGCAGCTCATATCCAGGTTGGAG caATGTGGCATAAATGCCAATGATGTGAAGAAGCTGGAAGAAGCTGGATTTCACACAGTGGAGGCTGTGGCTTATGCACCAAAGAAGGAGCTGCTGAACATTAAAGGCATCAGCGAAGCCAAAGCTGACAAAATCTTG GCTGAGGCAGCCAAACTGGTTCCCATGGGCTTCACCACAGCCACAGAATTCCACCAGCGACGGTCAGAGATCATCCAGATCACCACTGGCTCCAAAGAGCTGGATAAGCTGCTTCAAG gagGAATAGAAACAGGGTCCATAACAGAATTGTTCGGGGAATTCCGTACTGGGAAGACGCAGCTGTGTCACACCCTGGCAGTCACCTGTCAG CTCCCCATAGACCGCGGGGGCGGCGAGGGAAAAGCCATGTACATAGACACGGAGGGGACCTTCCGTCCAGAGCggctcctggctgtggctgaAAG GTATGGCCTGTCTGGCAGCGATGTCCTGGACAACGTGGCCTATGCCCGGGGCTTTAACACCGACCACCAGACCCAGCTGCTGTACCAGGCCTCAGCCATGATGGCTGAGTCACG gTACGCGCTGCTGATCGTGGACAGTGCCACGGCCCTGTACCGCACGGATTACTCGGGAAGGGGGGAGCTCTCCGCCAGGCAGATGCACCTGGCCAGGTTCCTGCGGATGCTGCTGCGCCTGGCAGATGAG TTCGGTGTGGCCGTTGTCATCACAAACCAGGTGGTGGCACAGGTAGACGGAGCTGCCATGTTTGCTGCAGATCCCAAAAAACCCATCGGAGGCAATATCATCGCTCATGCTTCCACCACCAG GCTGTACCTGCGGAAAGGCCGAGGTGAGACCAGGATCTGTAAAATCTATGACTCTCCGTGTCTTCCCGAGGCTGAAGCCATGTTTGCTATCAATGCTGACGGAGTGGGAGATGCTAAAGACTGA
- the TCIRG1 gene encoding V-type proton ATPase 116 kDa subunit a has translation MGSLFRSEEVCLAQLFLQSASAYSCISELGERGLLEFRDLNPKVSPFQRRFVGEVRRCEEMEKTFTFLQQELRSAGRVPGPCPESPRAPAAREALRVQEQSEQLAQELREVSRNRASLRGRLRDLRQYLHVLREGQRFTSLPASLGSPPRPRALSEREPILDPSLHQHLERKINFVAGVIHPWRVTAFERLLWRACRGYLVASFVEMPEPMEDPASGESITWVIFLISYWGEQIGQKIHKISDCFHCQVYPYPESEASRTDTITGLHSQIQDLSVVLEETEQYLAQVLDKVALALPTWRVQVQKMKAIYLVLNQCSFDVTEKCLIAEVWCPVRDLTQVQDALRQGSYQSGSSVECFVQRIPTSESPPTLIRTNKFTAGFQSIVDAYGVASYQEVNPAPYAIITFPFIFAIMFGDVGHGLLMFLFALWMVLYEDSPRLRQGTNEIWLMFFEGRYLILLMGAFSIYTGFIYNECFSKATAIFPSAWSVATMANRSSWSSAYLATHPSLTLDPNVTGVFRGPYPFGIDPIWSLATNHLNFLNSFKMKMSVVLGIVHMGFGIVLGVFNHVHFQQRHRLVLEFLPEMIFLLALFGYLVFLIFYKWIKFSAADSLVAPSILIHFIDMFLFTSNAENLPLYPGQVPVQMVLVVLALASVPVLLLGTPLYQWCQQRAPRTPVSMGEQEPLLEGQEAGNSVNATKEDVESGGHSPDAKHLDFTEIFMHQAIHTIEYCLGCVSNTASYLRLWALSLAHAQLSEVLWTMVMRNGFVRLSYVGGVVLVPVFASFAVLTVAILLVMEGLSAFLHALRLHWVEFQNKFYVGAGYKLCPFAFAPDTWE, from the exons ATGGGGTCCCTGTTCCGCAGCGAGGAGGTTTGCCTGGCCCAGCTCTTCCTCCAGTCGGCTTCTGCCTACAGCTGCATCAGCGAGCTGGGCGAGCGGGGGCTGCTGGAGTTCAGAGAC CTGAACCCCAAAGTGAGCCCCTTCCAGCGGCGCTTCGTGGGCGAGGTGCGGCGCTGCGAGGAGATGGAGAAAACCTTCA ccttcctgcagcaggagctgcggAGCGCGGGGCGGGTGCCGGGGCCGTGTCCCGAGAGCCCGCGGGCGCCGGCGGCGCGGGAAGCGCTGCGGGTGCAGGAGCAGTCGGAGCAGCTGGCGCAGGAGCTGCGGGAGGTCAGCCGGAACCGCGCGTCCCTGCGCGGCCGCCTGCGGGACCTGCGCCAGTACCTGCACGTGCTGCGCGAGGGACAGCGCTTCACCAGCCTGCCG GCCTCCCTGGGCTCCCCGCCGCGGCCACGGGCGCTCTCGGAGCGTGAGCCCATCCTCGACCCCTCCCTGCACCAGCACCTCGAACGCAAAATCAA CTTCGTGGCCGGCGTCATCCACCCGTGGCGAGTGACCGCCTTCGAGCGGCTGCTGTGGCGTGCCTGCCGTGGGTACCTGGTGGCCTCCTTCGTGGAGATGCCCGAGCCCATGGAGGACCCGGCCTCG ggcgAGAGCATCACCTGGGtcatcttcctcatctcctACTGGGGCGAGCAGATCGGGCAGAAGATCCACAAGATCTCGGACTG CTTCCACTGCCAGGTGTATCCGTACCCGGAGAGCGAGGCCAGCAGGACAGACACCATTACCGGGCTGCACAGCCAGATCCAGGACCTCAGTGTG GTGctggaggagacagagcagTACCTGGCACAGGTGCTGGACAAGGTGGCGCTGGCGCTGCCCACCTGGCGCGTGCAGGTGCAGAAGATGAAGGCCATCTACCTCGTCCTCAACCAATGCAGCTTCGATGTCACCGAGAAGTGCCTCATCGCCGAGGTCTGGTGCCCCGTGCGGGACCTCACCCAAGTGCAGGATGCCCTGCGCCAGGGATCT TACCAGAGCGGCTCCAGTGTGGAGTGCTTCGTGCAGCGCATCCCCACCTCGGAGAGCCCCCCCACCCTCATCCGCACCAACAAGTTCACTGCCGGCTTCCAGAGCATTGTGGATGCCTACGGGGTGGCCAGTTACCAGGAGGTGAACCCCG CACCCTACGCCATCATCACCTTCCCCTTCATCTTCGCCATCATGTTCGGGGATGTGGGGCACGGGCTGCTCATGTTCCTCTTCGCGCTCTGGATGGTGCTGTACGAGGACAGCCCCCGCCTGCGGCAGGGCACCAACGAG ATCTGGCTGATGTTCTTTGAGGGGCGCTATCTCATCCTGCTCATGGGTGCTTTCTCCATCTACACCGGCTTCATCTACAACGAGTGCTTCAGCAAAGCCACCGCCATCTTCCCCTCTGCCTGGAGTGTGGCCACCATGGCCAACCGCTCCTCCTGGAG CTCTGCATACCTCGCCACCCACCCCTCTCTCACCCTGGACCCCAATGTCACCGGTGTCTTCCGAGGGCCGTATCCATTCGGGATCGACCCA ATCTGGAGCTTGGCCACCAACCACCTCAACTTCCTCAACTCCTTCAAGATGAAGATGTCTGTGGTGCTGGGCATCGTGCACATGGGCTTCGGCATCGTGTTGGGGGTCTTCAACCATGT GCACTTCCAGCAGCGGCACCGGCTGGTCCTGGAGTTCCTCCCGGAGATGATTTTCCTCCTGGCGCTTTTTGGCTACCtggtcttcctcatcttctaCAAGTGGATCAAGTTCAGTGCTGCTGACTCCCTGGTGGCCCCCAGCATCCTCATCCACTTCATCGACATGTTCCTCTTCACCTCCAATGCCGAGAACCTCCCACTCTACCCAGGGCAG GTGCCGGTGCAGatggtgctggtggtgctggcGCTGGCGTCGGTGCCCGTCCTGCTCCTGGGGACGCCGCTGTACCAGTGGTGCCAGCAGCGCGCCCCGAGGACG CCGGTGTCCATGGGGGAGCAGGAGCCGCTGCTAGAGGGGCAGGAGGCCGGGAACTCCGTCAATGCCACCAAGGAGGACGTGGAGAGCGGGGGGCACAGCCCTGATGCCAAG caCTTGGACTTCACTGAAATCTTCATGCACCAGGCAATCCACACCATCGAGTACTGCCTGGGCTGTGTCTCCAATACTGCGTCCTACCTGCGGCTCTGGGCGCTCAGCCTGGCGCACGCCC AGCTCTCGGAGGTCCTGTGGACCATGGTGATGCGGAACGGCTTCGTGCGGCTGAGCTACGTGGGCGGCGTGGTGCTGGTGCCCGTCTTCGCCTCCTTCGCTGTGCTGACTGTGGCCATCCTGCTGGTGATGGAGGGGCTCTCCGCCTTCCTCCATGCCCTGCGCCTGCACTG GGTGGAGTTCCAGAATAAGTTCTACGTGGGTGCTGGGTACAAGCTGTGCCCTTTCGCCTTCGCCCCGGACACCTGGGAATAA
- the NDUFS8 gene encoding NADH dehydrogenase [ubiquinone] iron-sulfur protein 8, mitochondrial isoform X2: protein MRSAHGGGQGSGRRRALGAGPAMAALRLLYRAARAGPPAPLGSLRPLSTSTPRDCYKYVNIREPAMDMRSITDRAAQTLLWTELVRGLAMTLSYLFREPATINYPFEKGPLSPRFRGEHALRRYPSGEERCIACKLCEAVCPAQAITIEAEPRADGSRRTTRYDIDMTKCIYCGFCQEACPVDAIVEGPNFEFSTETHEELLYNKEKLLNNGDKWEAEIAANIQADYLYR from the exons ATGCGCAGTGCCCACGGGGGCGGCCAGGGGTCAGGACGCCGGAGGGCCCTTGGGGCAG GACCGGCCATGGCAGCGCTGCGACTGCTGTACCGGGCTGCCCGCGCAG gccccccggccccgctgggctcCCTGCGCCCGCTcagcaccagcacccccagggacTGTTACA AGTACGTCAACATCCGGGAGCCGGCCATGGACATGCGATCCATCACCGACCGTGCCGCCCAGACCCTGCTCTGGACCGAGCTTGTCCGAG GCCTGGCCATGACCCTGAGCTACCTTTTCCGTGAGCCGGCCACCATCAATTACCCGTTTGAGAAGGGCCCGCTGAGCCCGCGGTTCCGCGGGGAGCACGCGCTGCGCCGGTACCCGTCTGGGGAGGAGCGCTGCATCGCCTGCAAGCTCTGCGAGGCCGTGTGCCCGGCACAG GCCATCACCATCGAGGCTGAGCCCCGCGCCGACGGCAGCCGCCGCACCACCCGCTACGACATTGACATGACCAAGTGCATCTACTGCGGGTTCTGCCAGGAGGCTTGTCCTGTGGATGCCATCGTGGAG GGCCCCAATTTTGAGTTCTCGACGGAGACGCACGAGGAGCTGCTCTACAACAAGGAGAAGCTGCTCAACAACGGCGACAAGTGGGAAGCCGAGATTGCGGCCAACATCCAGGCTGATTACCTGTACCGGTGA
- the TBX10 gene encoding T-box transcription factor TBX10: protein MPGNGATDASCTPTTPMAAFLGGPGEGSLCTPGLGWAGEGTGASGKNQRVCHATARLEMGSLWEEFNRLGTEMIVTKAGRRMFPTFQVKLSGLDPLADYVLLMDFIPLDDKRYRWGQGDGGRGLDAGVLSPSPPCRYAFHSSSWLAAGRAEPAAPGRVHFHPDSPAKGAQWMRQIVSFDKLKLTNNLLDDNGHIILNSMHRYQPRFHVVFVDPRRDSERFAHQNFKSFSFPETQFMAVTAYQNHRITQLKIASNPFAKGFRDGDPEPWCGAPAGSLLGAMPHARATPLPPHPEKQEKGAPRSRGALAAAPQQPAAPPSFPELPAPTFQPLNCPPGVYVGAKPRTLPYPLPAFPPLSTYGPAMAPTFGYGQQ from the exons ATGCCGGGGAATGGAGCCACGGACGCCTCCTGCACTCCCACCACACCCATGGCAG CCTTCCTGGGGGGCCCGGGCGAGGGGTCTCTGTGCACCCCCGGCCTCGGGTGGGCTGGCGAGGGGACAGGGGCCAGTGGTAAGAACCAGCGGGTGTGCCACGCCACAGCACGGCTGGAGATGGGCAGCCTCTGGGAGGAGTTCAACCGCTTGGGCACCGAGATGATCGTCACCAAGGCAGGCAG GAGGATGTTCCCCACCTTTCAGGTGAAGCTGTCGGGGTTGGATCCGTTGGCTGACTATGTCCTGCTCATGGATTTCATCCCACTGGATGACAAGAGATACAGGTGGGGACAGGGTGAtgggggcagggggctggatGCAGGGGTGCTGAGCCCCTCCCCGCCCTGCAGATACGCCTTCCACAGCTCATCCTGGCTGgcggcgggccgggccgagccggcAGCTCCCGGCCGCGTCCACTTCCACCCCGACTCCCCGGCCAAGGGCGCCCAGTGGATGCGGCAGATCGTGTCCTTCGACAAGCTCAAGCTGACCAACAACCTCCTGGACGACAATGGCCAC ATCATCCTCAACTCCATGCACCGCTACCAGCCCCGCTTCCACGTCGTCTTCGTGGACCCGCGGCGTGACAGCGAGCGCTTTGCCCACCAGAACTTCAAGTCCTTCAGCTTCCCCGAGACCCAGTTCATGGCAGTGACGGCCTACCAGAACCACCGG ATCACCCAGCTGAAGATCGCCAGCAACCCCTTCGCCAAGGGATTTCGGGATGGCGACCCTGAGCCATG GTGCGGGGCGCCAGCAGGGTCCCTGCTGGGTGCGATGCCCCATGCCCGGGCCACACCGCTGCCCCCTCACCCCgagaagcaggagaaag GGGCTCCACGCAGCCGtggggctctggctgctgccccCCAACAACCAGCAGCACCCCCCAGTTTCCCTGAGCTCCCTGCACCCACCTTCCAGCCCCTCAACTGCCCCCCTGGTGTCTATGTGGGGGCCAAACCCCGCACCCTGCCCTACCCCCTGCCCGCCTTCCCCCCGCTCAGCACTTACGGCCCTGCCATGGCCCCCACCTTCGGCTATGGCCAACAGTGA
- the RAD51 gene encoding DNA repair protein RAD51 homolog 1 isoform X1 gives MPEWPSSSSLAFDTSRDPGAATASLCQGLSTLIEKNFLPVFNGVSWSLAAMAMQMQLEASADTSAEEESFGPQLISRLEQCGINANDVKKLEEAGFHTVEAVAYAPKKELLNIKGISEAKADKILAEAAKLVPMGFTTATEFHQRRSEIIQITTGSKELDKLLQGGIETGSITELFGEFRTGKTQLCHTLAVTCQLPIDRGGGEGKAMYIDTEGTFRPERLLAVAERYGLSGSDVLDNVAYARGFNTDHQTQLLYQASAMMAESRYALLIVDSATALYRTDYSGRGELSARQMHLARFLRMLLRLADEFGVAVVITNQVVAQVDGAAMFAADPKKPIGGNIIAHASTTRLYLRKGRGETRICKIYDSPCLPEAEAMFAINADGVGDAKD, from the exons ATGCCGGAATGGCCATCGAGTTCTAGCCTGGCCTttgacacttccagggatccaggggcagccacagcttctctgtgccaaggcctcagcaccctcataGAGAAGAATTTCCTGCCAGTATTCAAT GGGGTGTCCTGGTCCCTCGCTGCCATGGCCATGCAGATGCAGCTCGAGGCCAGTGCAGACACgtcagcagaggaggagagctTTGGGCCGCAGCTCATATCCAGGTTGGAG caATGTGGCATAAATGCCAATGATGTGAAGAAGCTGGAAGAAGCTGGATTTCACACAGTGGAGGCTGTGGCTTATGCACCAAAGAAGGAGCTGCTGAACATTAAAGGCATCAGCGAAGCCAAAGCTGACAAAATCTTG GCTGAGGCAGCCAAACTGGTTCCCATGGGCTTCACCACAGCCACAGAATTCCACCAGCGACGGTCAGAGATCATCCAGATCACCACTGGCTCCAAAGAGCTGGATAAGCTGCTTCAAG gagGAATAGAAACAGGGTCCATAACAGAATTGTTCGGGGAATTCCGTACTGGGAAGACGCAGCTGTGTCACACCCTGGCAGTCACCTGTCAG CTCCCCATAGACCGCGGGGGCGGCGAGGGAAAAGCCATGTACATAGACACGGAGGGGACCTTCCGTCCAGAGCggctcctggctgtggctgaAAG GTATGGCCTGTCTGGCAGCGATGTCCTGGACAACGTGGCCTATGCCCGGGGCTTTAACACCGACCACCAGACCCAGCTGCTGTACCAGGCCTCAGCCATGATGGCTGAGTCACG gTACGCGCTGCTGATCGTGGACAGTGCCACGGCCCTGTACCGCACGGATTACTCGGGAAGGGGGGAGCTCTCCGCCAGGCAGATGCACCTGGCCAGGTTCCTGCGGATGCTGCTGCGCCTGGCAGATGAG TTCGGTGTGGCCGTTGTCATCACAAACCAGGTGGTGGCACAGGTAGACGGAGCTGCCATGTTTGCTGCAGATCCCAAAAAACCCATCGGAGGCAATATCATCGCTCATGCTTCCACCACCAG GCTGTACCTGCGGAAAGGCCGAGGTGAGACCAGGATCTGTAAAATCTATGACTCTCCGTGTCTTCCCGAGGCTGAAGCCATGTTTGCTATCAATGCTGACGGAGTGGGAGATGCTAAAGACTGA
- the NDUFS8 gene encoding NADH dehydrogenase [ubiquinone] iron-sulfur protein 8, mitochondrial isoform X3 — MAALRLLYRAARAGPPAPLGSLRPLSTSTPRDCYKYVNIREPAMDMRSITDRAAQTLLWTELVRGLAMTLSYLFREPATINYPFEKGPLSPRFRGEHALRRYPSGEERCIACKLCEAVCPAQAITIEAEPRADGSRRTTRYDIDMTKCIYCGFCQEACPVDAIVEGPNFEFSTETHEELLYNKEKLLNNGDKWEAEIAANIQADYLYR, encoded by the exons ATGGCAGCGCTGCGACTGCTGTACCGGGCTGCCCGCGCAG gccccccggccccgctgggctcCCTGCGCCCGCTcagcaccagcacccccagggacTGTTACA AGTACGTCAACATCCGGGAGCCGGCCATGGACATGCGATCCATCACCGACCGTGCCGCCCAGACCCTGCTCTGGACCGAGCTTGTCCGAG GCCTGGCCATGACCCTGAGCTACCTTTTCCGTGAGCCGGCCACCATCAATTACCCGTTTGAGAAGGGCCCGCTGAGCCCGCGGTTCCGCGGGGAGCACGCGCTGCGCCGGTACCCGTCTGGGGAGGAGCGCTGCATCGCCTGCAAGCTCTGCGAGGCCGTGTGCCCGGCACAG GCCATCACCATCGAGGCTGAGCCCCGCGCCGACGGCAGCCGCCGCACCACCCGCTACGACATTGACATGACCAAGTGCATCTACTGCGGGTTCTGCCAGGAGGCTTGTCCTGTGGATGCCATCGTGGAG GGCCCCAATTTTGAGTTCTCGACGGAGACGCACGAGGAGCTGCTCTACAACAAGGAGAAGCTGCTCAACAACGGCGACAAGTGGGAAGCCGAGATTGCGGCCAACATCCAGGCTGATTACCTGTACCGGTGA